One Acidimicrobiia bacterium DNA window includes the following coding sequences:
- a CDS encoding SDR family oxidoreductase: MEISLEGRVALITGASRGIGKAIARAYADAGASVLLTSRKLPDLIAAAAEIGGDVDVMAANAGDPDQAEAAVEHCVRRFGGIDILVNNAATNPYSGPTMDIDLPRYDKTFEVNLRGPLVWTQFAYQRSLAQRGGSVLNIASVGGLSVEPTIGIYNATKAALLHLTRTMAAELAPKVRVNAIAPGLVKTDMARALWEPNEARIAASMPLGRLGEPVDIANAALFLASDLASWITGHVMVVDGGALLGPAARR, from the coding sequence GTGGAGATCTCTTTAGAAGGACGGGTCGCTCTCATCACCGGGGCATCACGCGGTATCGGCAAAGCCATCGCTCGGGCCTACGCCGATGCGGGTGCTTCGGTGCTCCTCACATCGCGCAAGTTACCCGACCTCATCGCGGCAGCCGCCGAGATCGGTGGCGACGTGGACGTGATGGCCGCCAACGCCGGCGATCCCGATCAGGCCGAAGCGGCGGTGGAACACTGCGTGCGACGCTTCGGGGGCATTGACATCTTGGTGAACAACGCCGCCACCAATCCCTACAGCGGTCCTACCATGGATATCGATCTGCCTCGATACGACAAGACCTTCGAGGTGAACCTGCGCGGCCCACTGGTGTGGACGCAGTTCGCCTACCAGCGGTCGTTAGCGCAACGGGGTGGATCTGTGCTCAATATCGCGTCGGTGGGGGGCCTGTCGGTGGAACCTACGATCGGGATCTACAACGCCACGAAGGCGGCCCTGTTGCACCTCACTCGCACCATGGCCGCTGAGTTGGCCCCGAAGGTGCGGGTCAACGCCATTGCCCCCGGGCTGGTGAAAACCGACATGGCCCGGGCGCTCTGGGAGCCGAACGAGGCGCGTATCGCGGCCTCTATGCCCTTGGGCCGCCTTGGCGAGCCGGTCGACATCGCCAATGCTGCGCTCTTTCTGGCCAGTGATTTGGCGTCGTGGATCACGGGCCACGTCATGGTGGTAGACGGCGGCGCGTTGCTGGGTCCGGCGGCCCGCCGCTAA
- a CDS encoding AMP-dependent synthetase codes for MARLVVLDTDDPTFLNGLRRAWDDGDAILPVDPRWPPPIRAAILDTARLAEPCGPGDAVAIATSGTTGAPRVAMLTHAAVAASASATSRRLEVDPARDRWLACLPLAHIGGLSVVTRALLTNTPLTLQPRFDAGAVGQAAADGCTLTALVPTTMSRVDPARFRTILVGGQAVPEQRPPNVIATYGMTETGSGVVYDGVPLDGVELRISPAGEVQVRGAMLLRAYRDGHDPKDAHGWLPTGDMGSLTKGILSVYGRGSDLIITGGENVWPVAVEEALLHHPKVAEVAVVGRPDPEWGARVHAVVVPVEATDPPTLHQLRQHAKEWLPTAAAPRSLQIVAALPRTATGKIIRADD; via the coding sequence ATGGCCCGCCTGGTGGTGCTCGACACCGATGACCCCACGTTCCTCAACGGCCTCCGCCGGGCCTGGGACGACGGCGATGCGATACTGCCGGTCGATCCCCGGTGGCCGCCCCCCATCCGCGCGGCGATCCTGGACACCGCCCGGCTCGCCGAACCCTGCGGACCGGGCGACGCGGTGGCCATCGCCACCAGCGGGACCACCGGCGCGCCCCGGGTGGCCATGCTCACCCATGCCGCCGTGGCGGCCTCGGCGAGCGCCACCAGCCGCCGGTTGGAGGTAGATCCCGCTCGCGACCGTTGGCTGGCCTGTCTTCCCCTCGCCCACATCGGCGGGCTGTCGGTGGTCACCCGGGCCCTACTCACCAACACGCCCCTCACCCTGCAACCCCGCTTCGATGCCGGGGCGGTAGGGCAAGCCGCCGCCGATGGTTGCACCCTCACGGCGCTGGTTCCCACCACCATGAGCCGCGTGGATCCGGCCCGGTTCCGAACCATCCTGGTGGGCGGGCAGGCCGTGCCCGAGCAGCGCCCGCCAAACGTCATCGCCACCTATGGGATGACCGAGACGGGCAGTGGGGTGGTGTATGACGGGGTACCCCTCGATGGGGTGGAACTACGCATCAGCCCTGCCGGCGAGGTGCAGGTGCGGGGAGCCATGCTACTGCGGGCCTACCGCGACGGACATGACCCCAAGGATGCCCACGGCTGGTTACCCACCGGCGACATGGGCAGCCTCACCAAGGGCATCCTCAGCGTGTACGGGCGCGGGAGTGACCTGATCATCACGGGCGGTGAGAACGTGTGGCCCGTCGCGGTGGAAGAGGCACTGCTCCACCATCCGAAGGTGGCCGAGGTGGCAGTGGTGGGTCGCCCCGACCCCGAGTGGGGAGCACGGGTGCACGCGGTGGTGGTGCCCGTCGAGGCCACCGATCCCCCCACGCTGCACCAACTCCGCCAGCACGCGAAGGAGTGGCTCCCGACCGCTGCCGCTCCCCGCTCGCTGCAGATCGTGGCGGCCTTGCCCCGCACCGCCACCGGCAAGATCATCCGCGCCGACGATTAG
- a CDS encoding 1,4-dihydroxy-2-naphthoate polyprenyltransferase produces MTVAASPSPPVGWRCWVAGARPRTLPAAIVPVLVGTACAVGVAEIHAWRAVAAGVVALGLQIGTNFANDYSDGVRGTDDPTERVGPVRLVGWGIKPAAAVKRAALASFLIAVVAGLALAVAVGPELLLVGAASVAAGWFYTGGSRPYGYYGFGEVFVFVFFGLVATVGSAYVQTGYLTGLSAVAAVPVGLLATALLVVNNLRDIPGDSRSGKRTLAVRLGDRRTRVLYVGLLVLAFMAVPLVAGGFGRGPAAAALVGIVLARQPVARVLEGARGVALIPVLGATGRVQLVTGALLAAGLWIGAP; encoded by the coding sequence ATGACTGTTGCCGCCTCGCCGTCCCCGCCGGTGGGCTGGCGTTGTTGGGTGGCCGGGGCCCGCCCTCGCACCCTACCCGCCGCGATTGTGCCGGTGCTCGTGGGCACCGCGTGCGCCGTCGGGGTGGCGGAGATACATGCGTGGCGGGCGGTCGCCGCCGGGGTCGTAGCCCTCGGGCTCCAGATCGGCACGAACTTCGCCAACGATTACAGCGACGGGGTGCGGGGTACCGACGATCCCACCGAGCGGGTTGGTCCGGTGCGTCTGGTGGGCTGGGGGATCAAACCGGCCGCCGCCGTGAAGCGCGCCGCCCTGGCGTCGTTTCTCATCGCCGTAGTGGCCGGCTTGGCGCTGGCGGTGGCAGTGGGCCCCGAGTTGTTGCTCGTCGGCGCGGCGTCGGTGGCCGCAGGATGGTTCTACACCGGTGGTTCGCGGCCTTACGGCTACTACGGATTCGGGGAAGTGTTCGTGTTCGTGTTTTTCGGACTGGTAGCCACGGTTGGCTCTGCCTATGTGCAGACGGGGTACCTCACTGGCCTCTCGGCGGTGGCAGCGGTGCCGGTAGGTCTCCTCGCCACTGCGTTGTTGGTGGTCAACAACCTGCGGGACATCCCCGGCGACAGCCGCTCGGGTAAGAGGACCCTCGCGGTGCGCCTCGGTGATCGCCGCACTCGTGTGCTCTACGTGGGTTTGCTCGTGCTGGCGTTCATGGCCGTGCCGTTGGTGGCTGGTGGTTTTGGGCGCGGTCCGGCGGCGGCGGCGTTGGTAGGCATCGTGCTGGCCCGCCAGCCGGTGGCGCGCGTGCTCGAAGGGGCCCGCGGGGTGGCGCTGATTCCGGTGCTGGGCGCCACCGGACGCGTGCAGTTGGTCACCGGCGCGCTGCTCGCCGCCGGTCTCTGGATCGGCGCTCCCTAG
- a CDS encoding alpha/beta fold hydrolase, which produces MPCASIHAVELYADLEGAGPRIVLVHGFTQTRRCWGAEANDLAADHQVIRVDAPGHGRSQAVDASLATGAQLIADRGGEAIYLGYSMGARFCLQLALDHPSLVRRLVLISGTAGLEDPAQRAERQERDGRTARRLEAEGVDQFLEWWLSQPLFAGLPPERAFRAERMENTVAGLVSSLECAGTGAQDPSWSRLAGLTMPVLVLAGALDAKFAALAERLAREIGTNATVTLVPEAGHAAHLEQPAAFRSILRSWLTEHP; this is translated from the coding sequence ATGCCGTGTGCCAGCATCCATGCCGTGGAGTTGTACGCCGATCTTGAAGGGGCCGGACCCCGCATCGTGCTGGTGCACGGATTTACCCAGACACGCCGCTGTTGGGGGGCTGAAGCCAACGATCTGGCGGCTGACCACCAGGTCATCCGCGTCGATGCTCCCGGTCACGGACGGTCCCAGGCCGTAGACGCCAGCCTCGCCACGGGCGCGCAACTCATCGCCGACCGGGGCGGCGAGGCCATCTACCTGGGGTACTCGATGGGCGCTCGTTTCTGCCTGCAGCTGGCGTTGGACCACCCCTCTCTGGTGCGCCGACTGGTGCTGATCAGCGGGACGGCGGGCCTGGAGGATCCTGCCCAACGGGCGGAGCGGCAGGAACGCGATGGGCGCACCGCTCGTCGCCTCGAAGCAGAGGGAGTAGACCAGTTCCTGGAATGGTGGCTGTCCCAGCCGTTGTTTGCGGGTCTGCCTCCCGAGCGGGCTTTTCGGGCGGAGCGAATGGAGAACACCGTGGCCGGGCTCGTATCGAGCCTGGAGTGCGCCGGCACCGGGGCCCAGGACCCATCGTGGTCCCGCCTGGCGGGCCTGACCATGCCGGTGCTCGTGCTCGCCGGGGCACTCGATGCAAAGTTTGCCGCCCTCGCCGAGCGCCTGGCCCGCGAGATCGGGACCAATGCCACCGTGACGTTGGTACCAGAGGCGGGCCATGCCGCCCACCTCGAACAACCCGCTGCCTTCCGGTCGATCCTGCGCTCCTGGCTCACCGAGCACCCCTGA